A genomic window from Prochlorococcus sp. RS04 includes:
- a CDS encoding DUF3155 domain-containing protein, whose amino-acid sequence MSKKRKRISRRRLAGQRVMAHVPIYHIETGKHKPVTAARRFIAENGLSAPSVFNVRRNEHTTDRFFWGEKGLFSAQYAEENHFLFPSLKVVVEGIGEEKIFEGLELTADDWEEIEEYEYAFV is encoded by the coding sequence ATGTCAAAAAAAAGAAAAAGAATCAGCAGAAGAAGATTGGCTGGCCAAAGAGTAATGGCACATGTACCTATTTATCATATCGAAACTGGAAAACATAAACCAGTGACAGCAGCAAGAAGATTCATAGCTGAAAATGGTCTCTCTGCTCCTTCAGTTTTCAATGTAAGAAGAAATGAACACACCACTGATAGATTTTTTTGGGGTGAAAAAGGGTTGTTTAGTGCCCAATATGCTGAAGAAAATCATTTTCTATTTCCATCATTAAAAGTTGTAGTTGAAGGAATTGGTGAAGAAAAAATATTTGAGGGTCTAGAACTTACTGCAGATGATTGGGAAGAGATTGAAGAATATGAATATGCTTTTGTTTAA
- a CDS encoding alpha/beta hydrolase, which yields MKYAINHEFVSISSQTATHRIILMHGWGADSDDLLTFGKEMTEKITLDFEVISLRAPGLHPSGQGRQWYGLYPHDWNGAEVEVNKLLVSLKKFDTDQIPLRKTILLGFSQGAAMAIDAGFKLNFGLIVACSGYPHPNWAPGEKFSPLIISHGLFDEVVPIEASRTIYKKVKSNSSKFCELLEFDGFHQIDSNLINFISSNISKIF from the coding sequence ATGAAATATGCTATCAATCATGAATTTGTCTCGATTAGCTCTCAAACTGCAACTCATAGAATTATTTTGATGCATGGTTGGGGAGCTGATTCAGATGACCTTTTAACATTTGGCAAGGAGATGACTGAAAAAATAACTCTTGATTTTGAGGTAATTTCTTTGAGGGCTCCTGGATTACACCCAAGCGGTCAGGGAAGACAGTGGTATGGATTATACCCACATGATTGGAATGGAGCTGAGGTTGAAGTAAATAAACTTTTAGTTTCATTAAAAAAATTTGATACTGATCAGATTCCACTCAGAAAAACAATTTTGTTGGGTTTCTCTCAAGGAGCAGCAATGGCAATTGATGCGGGATTTAAGTTAAATTTTGGATTAATTGTTGCTTGTAGTGGTTATCCTCACCCTAACTGGGCCCCAGGAGAAAAATTCTCGCCCTTGATTATTAGTCATGGTTTATTTGATGAAGTTGTACCTATAGAAGCTTCTAGGACTATATATAAAAAGGTAAAGAGTAATTCTTCTAAATTTTGCGAATTATTAGAATTCGATGGATTTCATCAAATTGATTCAAATTTAATTAACTTTATAAGTTCAAATATTAGTAAGATTTTTTAA
- the purH gene encoding bifunctional phosphoribosylaminoimidazolecarboxamide formyltransferase/IMP cyclohydrolase translates to MSPLALVSVSDKKNIIPFCKELVEQFNYKILSSGGTAKHLIEAKIPVIKVADFTNSPEILGGRVKTLHPKIHGGILAKRTDKEHKKDIEANNLELIDLVVVNLYPFKKTVEKGAKWEDAIENIDIGGPSMIRSAAKNHKDVSVLVDPSQYQNFLEESKKGKLKDSYKAKLALEAFQHTADYDTAISNWIREERDLQSSKYIESYPLIKTLRYGENPHQKAFWYGLNNIGWNSAEQLQGKELSYNNLLDLESALSTVLEFGYPEKDEFATDMFASVILKHNNPCGASISNSASKAFLNALECDSISAFGGIVAFNSNVDSETAIHLKDIFLECVVAPSFDEEALEILKVKKNLRILKFSKDQLPKKNQNSTKSIMGGLLVQDTDDSEEKTENWISVTNKNPSDQINLDLNFAWKICKHVKSNAIVIAKDQKTIGIGAGQMNRVGAAKIALKAAGSLSSDAVLASDGFFPFADTVELANEYGIKAIIQPGGSLRDQESIDMCNLKGISMVFTQKRHFLH, encoded by the coding sequence ATGTCTCCATTAGCTTTAGTAAGTGTCTCTGATAAAAAAAATATAATCCCATTTTGTAAGGAATTGGTAGAACAATTTAATTATAAAATTCTATCAAGTGGAGGAACTGCCAAACATCTTATAGAGGCCAAAATTCCAGTTATTAAAGTTGCTGATTTTACTAATTCTCCAGAAATTCTTGGAGGAAGAGTTAAAACTTTACATCCAAAAATACACGGGGGAATATTAGCTAAAAGAACTGATAAGGAACATAAAAAAGATATAGAAGCTAACAATCTTGAGTTAATTGACTTAGTAGTTGTAAATTTATATCCTTTTAAAAAAACAGTAGAGAAGGGAGCTAAATGGGAAGATGCTATTGAAAATATTGATATCGGAGGGCCATCTATGATTCGTTCTGCAGCTAAAAATCATAAAGATGTTTCCGTTTTAGTAGATCCTAGTCAGTATCAAAATTTTCTTGAAGAAAGTAAAAAAGGTAAATTGAAAGACTCATATAAAGCAAAATTAGCACTTGAAGCTTTTCAACATACAGCAGACTATGACACTGCAATATCTAATTGGATAAGAGAAGAGAGAGATTTACAATCTTCCAAATATATTGAATCTTATCCACTAATAAAAACCTTAAGATATGGGGAGAATCCACATCAAAAAGCTTTCTGGTATGGTTTAAATAACATTGGATGGAATTCAGCAGAACAATTACAAGGAAAAGAATTAAGTTATAACAACCTATTAGATCTAGAGTCAGCACTTTCAACAGTTTTAGAATTTGGCTACCCAGAAAAAGATGAATTTGCAACCGACATGTTCGCCTCTGTTATTTTAAAACACAATAATCCTTGTGGTGCCTCTATAAGTAATTCAGCTTCTAAGGCATTTTTGAATGCTTTGGAATGCGATTCTATTAGTGCATTTGGAGGAATAGTTGCTTTTAATTCAAATGTTGATAGTGAGACCGCAATTCACCTCAAAGATATTTTCTTAGAGTGTGTCGTCGCTCCATCTTTTGATGAGGAAGCTTTAGAAATTTTAAAAGTTAAAAAGAATTTAAGAATTTTAAAGTTTTCAAAAGATCAACTTCCAAAAAAGAATCAAAATTCTACTAAATCAATAATGGGAGGATTACTAGTTCAAGATACTGACGATAGTGAAGAAAAAACTGAAAATTGGATTTCAGTAACTAATAAAAATCCGAGTGATCAAATTAACTTAGATCTGAATTTTGCATGGAAAATTTGTAAACACGTGAAATCTAATGCCATTGTTATTGCAAAAGACCAAAAAACTATTGGTATTGGAGCTGGACAAATGAATAGAGTTGGAGCAGCAAAAATTGCATTAAAAGCAGCTGGAAGTTTAAGTTCTGATGCTGTCTTAGCCAGCGATGGGTTTTTCCCATTTGCAGATACTGTAGAACTAGCAAATGAATATGGAATAAAAGCTATTATTCAACCCGGAGGAAGTCTAAGAGACCAAGAAAGTATTGATATGTGTAATCTAAAAGGAATCTCAATGGTATTTACACAAAAAAGGCACTTTTTACATTGA
- a CDS encoding DoxX family protein — protein MEDKAQSNQVQTASMNRTKAPQKVEVVVANSSSGSEVNILGELSIFVLRIGFCALMIHHGLEKLQDPQGFAEFVVGKYFPFLPGDPVIWTFGAAITQLVCPVGLALGIFARLSSLGLFSTMAFAVYFHLLDTGLEGFPLAVVEGHNYAFELSFIYGAISLYFLCAGPGRLSLFRKTNKITYYPKST, from the coding sequence ATGGAAGACAAAGCACAATCTAATCAGGTTCAAACTGCAAGTATGAATAGAACTAAGGCTCCTCAAAAAGTTGAAGTTGTAGTTGCCAATTCATCTTCAGGTTCAGAAGTAAATATCCTTGGAGAACTATCGATTTTTGTTTTAAGAATAGGTTTTTGTGCTTTGATGATTCATCATGGCCTTGAGAAACTTCAGGATCCGCAGGGTTTTGCCGAGTTTGTAGTTGGTAAGTATTTCCCATTTTTGCCTGGTGATCCTGTTATTTGGACTTTTGGAGCAGCAATTACTCAACTAGTATGCCCAGTTGGATTGGCTTTAGGGATTTTCGCCAGGCTTTCTTCTCTTGGTCTATTCTCCACCATGGCATTTGCAGTTTATTTTCATCTCCTTGATACTGGACTAGAAGGTTTTCCTCTGGCAGTCGTTGAAGGTCATAATTATGCTTTCGAATTGTCTTTTATATATGGGGCTATTTCTCTCTATTTTCTTTGTGCAGGTCCAGGCAGGCTATCTTTATTCAGAAAAACTAACAAAATTACATATTATCCAAAATCAACATAA
- a CDS encoding 4-hydroxy-3-methylbut-2-enyl diphosphate reductase has protein sequence MDTQAFRRSLHHSDRYNRRGFDSPTKRAQALEEAYQSDLITSIRDNNFTYTKGRLNIKLAQAFGFCWGVERAVAMAYETRRHYPNENIWITNEIIHNPSVNDHLRKMNVKFISAKNGIKDFSLVSNGDVVILPAFGATVQEMKLLHEKGCHIIDTTCPWVSKVWHTVEKHKKHIFTSIIHGKFRHEETLATSSFAGKYLVVLDLEEANYVSEYILGRGNRNEFMNKFAKACSNGFDPDKDLDRVGVANQTTMLKSETEEIGKVFERTMLKKFGPENLNSHFLAFNTICDATEERQDAMFSLVDEDLDILVVIGGFNSSNTTHLQEIAINKNISSFHIDTPERISVKENSIFHKPLGSELELKNNFLPSGKINVGITSGASTPDKVVADVIEKLIDIAT, from the coding sequence ATGGACACTCAAGCTTTTAGAAGATCTCTTCATCATTCTGACAGATACAATAGAAGGGGTTTCGATTCTCCAACAAAAAGAGCTCAAGCGTTGGAAGAAGCTTACCAAAGTGATTTGATAACTTCTATTAGGGATAATAATTTTACCTATACTAAAGGCAGACTAAATATAAAGTTGGCCCAAGCCTTCGGTTTCTGTTGGGGAGTTGAAAGAGCTGTTGCAATGGCTTATGAAACTAGAAGACATTACCCAAATGAGAATATTTGGATCACAAACGAAATAATTCATAATCCCTCGGTTAATGATCATTTAAGGAAAATGAATGTAAAATTCATCTCAGCTAAAAATGGAATCAAAGATTTTTCTTTAGTTTCTAATGGGGATGTAGTTATACTCCCTGCTTTCGGAGCTACTGTTCAAGAAATGAAACTCTTGCATGAGAAAGGTTGTCATATTATTGATACAACTTGTCCATGGGTTTCTAAGGTTTGGCATACAGTTGAAAAACATAAAAAACATATTTTCACATCCATTATCCATGGAAAATTCAGACATGAAGAGACTCTCGCTACAAGTTCATTCGCAGGTAAATATTTAGTTGTACTTGATCTAGAAGAAGCGAATTATGTTTCTGAATATATTCTGGGGCGAGGAAATAGAAATGAGTTTATGAACAAATTTGCTAAAGCTTGTTCTAATGGATTTGATCCTGATAAAGATTTAGATAGAGTGGGAGTCGCGAATCAGACAACTATGCTTAAGAGCGAGACTGAGGAAATTGGAAAGGTTTTTGAAAGGACGATGTTAAAGAAATTTGGACCGGAAAACTTAAATAGCCACTTTTTAGCTTTTAATACTATTTGTGATGCAACTGAAGAAAGGCAAGATGCAATGTTCTCTCTGGTTGATGAAGACCTTGATATTTTAGTAGTTATTGGAGGCTTCAATTCTTCCAATACTACTCACCTACAAGAAATAGCAATTAATAAAAATATTTCTTCTTTTCACATTGATACTCCAGAGAGAATATCAGTTAAAGAAAACTCAATTTTTCATAAACCACTAGGATCAGAATTAGAACTCAAGAATAATTTTCTACCTAGTGGAAAAATTAATGTTGGAATTACCTCAGGTGCATCTACGCCTGATAAGGTTGTTGCAGATGTTATTGAAAAGTTAATTGATATTGCAACTTGA
- a CDS encoding ammonium transporter, with protein sequence MTTALQTPQRRSRSKLQDASLVNGPMLLLRSIRGFSSNRSMLWLATVPLALFGLGIFNLSAHAADLPELNAAFLANNLWLLIATILVIFMNAGFAMVEAGMCRSKNAVNILAKNLFVFALAVTSYWFIGYSLMYGGSVADGWLYFGGLFFDPTVTADMVTDAGLVPTVDFLFQSAFAGTAATIVSGLVAERVKFGEFVVFAVVLTAFIYPIAGSWKWNGGWLDSLGFVDFAGSSIVHSVGAWAGLVGAMLLGPRIGKYSDGKPQAMPGHNMAIATLGALVLWIGWYGFNPGSQLAMDQWVPYVAVTTTLAAAAGAIGATIVSTLTSGKPDLTMIINGILAGLVSITAGCGDMTLAGAWFAGLVGGIIVVFSVAALDAAEIDDPVGAFSVHGVCGVWGTVVIGLWGTAVQGDGAGMGLFNGGGITLLLVQALGAAAYAIWTLVTCWIAWSVIGGLFGGIRVSEEEETQGLDIGEHGMEAYPDFASAK encoded by the coding sequence ATGACCACTGCTTTGCAAACGCCTCAAAGGCGCTCTAGGTCCAAATTACAAGATGCAAGTCTTGTTAATGGACCTATGCTCCTTTTGAGGAGTATTCGAGGATTTAGTTCAAACCGCTCAATGTTGTGGCTTGCGACTGTTCCTCTAGCTCTGTTTGGTTTAGGTATTTTTAATCTTTCAGCTCACGCAGCTGATTTACCTGAGTTGAATGCAGCTTTTCTTGCTAACAATTTATGGCTTTTGATCGCTACTATTTTAGTGATCTTTATGAACGCTGGTTTCGCTATGGTTGAGGCAGGTATGTGTCGTTCTAAGAACGCAGTAAACATCCTTGCTAAAAACCTATTCGTATTTGCTCTGGCTGTAACCTCTTATTGGTTTATCGGCTATTCATTAATGTACGGAGGTAGTGTTGCTGACGGATGGCTTTATTTTGGAGGCTTATTTTTTGATCCAACAGTTACTGCAGATATGGTAACTGATGCTGGATTAGTCCCAACAGTTGATTTCTTGTTCCAGTCTGCATTCGCAGGAACTGCGGCAACTATCGTATCCGGTCTTGTTGCTGAAAGAGTTAAATTTGGAGAATTTGTTGTTTTTGCTGTTGTATTAACTGCATTTATATATCCAATTGCTGGTAGCTGGAAATGGAATGGTGGTTGGCTTGATTCTTTAGGTTTCGTAGACTTTGCTGGTTCTTCAATTGTTCACTCAGTTGGAGCATGGGCGGGTCTTGTAGGAGCTATGCTTCTTGGACCAAGAATTGGCAAATACTCTGATGGGAAACCACAAGCTATGCCAGGACACAACATGGCTATAGCTACTCTTGGTGCATTAGTTCTATGGATAGGTTGGTATGGTTTTAACCCCGGTTCTCAACTTGCTATGGATCAATGGGTTCCATATGTTGCTGTAACAACTACTTTGGCAGCAGCAGCTGGTGCTATTGGTGCAACTATTGTTTCAACATTAACTTCTGGTAAGCCTGATCTTACAATGATAATTAACGGAATCCTTGCTGGTTTGGTTAGTATCACTGCTGGTTGTGGTGATATGACTCTTGCTGGAGCCTGGTTCGCAGGACTAGTAGGTGGAATAATCGTTGTATTTTCTGTTGCAGCACTTGATGCCGCTGAGATCGATGATCCTGTAGGCGCATTCTCTGTTCACGGAGTTTGTGGTGTATGGGGTACTGTTGTTATCGGTCTTTGGGGTACAGCTGTACAAGGTGATGGAGCAGGTATGGGATTGTTCAATGGCGGAGGTATTACCCTTCTTCTAGTTCAAGCTCTTGGTGCCGCAGCTTATGCTATTTGGACACTAGTTACTTGCTGGATTGCCTGGTCTGTAATTGGAGGATTATTCGGTGGAATCCGAGTATCTGAAGAGGAAGAGACTCAAGGCTTAGATATAGGAGAGCATGGAATGGAAGCATATCCAGACTTTGCATCTGCTAAGTAA
- the sfsA gene encoding DNA/RNA nuclease SfsA gives MNDRIIDFDPLIEGVLIKRYKRFLADIELESGEVVTAHCANTGPMKGLLSEGAKVRISVSTSPKRKLPFTWEQICVFNAENEEVWVGINTLFANKLIKKVIEKNLLIEIIGEIETIKSEVPYGKDKKSRIDFFLTPKSSNPDKRNIYIEVKNTTWIKENVALFPDTVTKRGQKHLIELKELIPESKSVLVLCMTRKDACFFAPGDEADPLYGSLFRESLSAGMITIPCSFEFHKDHVSWKGIRPLK, from the coding sequence ATGAATGATCGGATAATTGATTTTGATCCATTAATTGAAGGAGTTTTAATTAAGAGGTATAAAAGGTTCCTTGCAGATATTGAATTAGAGAGTGGAGAGGTAGTAACTGCTCATTGCGCTAACACTGGCCCAATGAAGGGATTATTGAGTGAGGGAGCAAAAGTAAGAATAAGTGTTTCCACTTCTCCAAAAAGAAAATTACCTTTTACTTGGGAACAGATATGTGTTTTTAATGCAGAAAATGAGGAGGTTTGGGTAGGCATTAATACTCTATTTGCAAACAAGTTAATTAAAAAGGTTATAGAGAAAAATCTGCTTATAGAAATAATAGGTGAAATAGAGACAATTAAATCTGAAGTTCCTTATGGAAAAGATAAAAAAAGCAGAATTGACTTTTTTTTAACCCCAAAATCTTCAAATCCTGATAAACGTAACATTTACATAGAGGTTAAAAATACGACTTGGATTAAAGAAAATGTAGCTCTATTCCCAGATACAGTCACGAAAAGAGGCCAAAAACATCTCATAGAATTAAAGGAATTAATTCCTGAAAGTAAAAGTGTTTTGGTACTTTGTATGACGAGAAAAGACGCTTGTTTTTTTGCCCCTGGAGATGAAGCAGACCCCTTATACGGCAGTCTTTTTAGAGAATCTCTAAGTGCAGGAATGATAACTATTCCATGTTCCTTTGAATTTCATAAAGACCACGTATCATGGAAAGGAATTAGACCTTTGAAATAA
- the murJ gene encoding murein biosynthesis integral membrane protein MurJ, translating to MHSFLKNNVFSISFGTSLSKLAGCIRQIFIAAAFGVGATYDAFNYAYIIPGFLIIIIGGINGPLHNAVVAVLTPLNKKNGGIVLTQVSIKLSILLLILAILIYSNSSLLIDLLAPNLSYEAKSIATYQLQILTPCIPLSGFIGLSFGALNSQRKFFLSSISPAITSVTIIFFIFFSWIFNRENTSSNFFTYTGLLAFATLTGTLIQFVVQICEINKIGLLRLESNFNLFKDEKKRIFKLIIPASISSGLSQINVFIDMFFASSFQGAASGLAYGNFLIQAPLGILSNSLILPLLPKLSQLRSEKDERGLQKQLTSGIETCFLTAIFLTGFFITFNNQIVQLVFQRGSFDYSATLKVKNILIAYAVGIPFYLYRDLLVRTYYLIEKTNFPFKSSLAGIIFNIFFDWFLIGAPIKNFGNLSPYNFGVVGIILSSGIVNIIVCIFLSFNLRNENIILPNLELLRKISLLALAVFIDSTLCFTILQTTNNFNSNLAEFLLLIFGTLTFFVIYFLLTKFLKVNKFKVSKKEI from the coding sequence ATGCATTCATTTTTAAAAAATAATGTTTTTTCAATTTCGTTTGGTACTAGTCTAAGTAAATTAGCTGGATGTATAAGACAAATATTTATAGCTGCTGCTTTTGGGGTTGGTGCAACTTATGACGCGTTTAATTATGCATATATAATTCCTGGTTTTTTGATAATAATTATTGGGGGTATTAATGGTCCATTGCATAACGCAGTCGTTGCAGTTTTAACTCCGCTTAACAAAAAAAATGGAGGGATTGTTTTAACTCAAGTAAGCATAAAACTTTCAATATTATTATTAATTTTAGCCATATTGATTTACTCTAATTCCAGTTTATTAATTGATTTATTGGCCCCGAATTTAAGTTACGAAGCTAAATCTATTGCCACTTACCAATTACAAATACTTACACCTTGCATCCCTTTATCCGGCTTCATAGGTTTAAGCTTTGGCGCCTTAAATTCCCAAAGAAAATTCTTTTTATCAAGTATAAGTCCAGCGATAACAAGCGTAACTATCATTTTTTTTATTTTTTTTAGTTGGATTTTTAACCGAGAAAATACATCTTCTAATTTCTTTACCTACACGGGATTACTGGCATTTGCAACTTTGACAGGAACTTTAATTCAGTTTGTTGTTCAAATTTGTGAAATAAATAAAATTGGTCTCTTGAGATTAGAGTCAAACTTCAATTTATTTAAAGATGAAAAGAAGAGGATTTTCAAACTAATTATTCCAGCATCTATCTCATCAGGTCTAAGTCAAATTAATGTTTTTATCGATATGTTTTTCGCTTCAAGTTTTCAAGGCGCAGCATCTGGACTAGCTTACGGAAACTTTCTTATACAAGCCCCCCTAGGCATATTATCTAACTCATTGATTCTGCCATTACTTCCAAAGTTATCTCAATTGAGAAGTGAAAAAGACGAAAGAGGGCTCCAAAAACAATTGACATCTGGGATAGAGACCTGTTTCTTGACAGCTATTTTTTTAACCGGATTTTTCATAACATTCAATAATCAAATCGTACAATTAGTTTTTCAAAGGGGATCATTTGATTATTCAGCAACTTTAAAAGTAAAGAATATATTAATTGCTTATGCAGTTGGCATACCCTTTTATCTTTATAGAGATTTATTAGTAAGAACCTATTATTTAATAGAAAAAACAAACTTCCCTTTTAAGTCTTCATTAGCAGGGATAATATTTAATATTTTTTTTGATTGGTTTTTAATTGGTGCCCCAATTAAAAATTTTGGGAATCTTTCTCCTTATAATTTTGGAGTCGTAGGAATAATTTTATCTTCAGGAATAGTCAACATTATAGTTTGTATTTTTCTTTCTTTTAATCTGCGCAATGAAAATATCATTTTGCCTAACTTGGAATTATTGAGGAAAATTAGCCTCTTGGCATTAGCAGTATTTATAGACAGCACACTTTGTTTTACTATTCTCCAAACTACTAATAACTTCAATTCAAATCTTGCAGAATTTTTATTATTAATATTTGGAACTCTAACTTTTTTTGTAATTTATTTTTTACTTACAAAATTCTTGAAAGTAAATAAATTTAAAGTTTCAAAAAAGGAGATTTAG
- a CDS encoding DUF3181 family protein, whose protein sequence is MDSQITISDLENVISEKVFIKIEKWNLYLGDAGLARHLAIECISNRDQGPLEAAKLSLKAIDVKVGDGVNSIPLINLITNSQILELEEILESFFKN, encoded by the coding sequence ATGGACTCTCAGATAACTATAAGTGATCTAGAAAATGTTATTTCCGAAAAGGTTTTTATAAAAATAGAAAAGTGGAATTTATATCTTGGAGACGCTGGACTAGCTAGGCATCTTGCTATTGAATGTATCAGCAATAGAGATCAAGGCCCATTGGAGGCTGCAAAATTAAGTCTTAAAGCAATAGATGTAAAAGTAGGGGATGGTGTTAATAGTATTCCATTGATTAATTTAATCACTAACTCACAAATTCTAGAATTAGAAGAGATTTTGGAAAGTTTTTTTAAAAACTAA
- the glyA gene encoding serine hydroxymethyltransferase has protein sequence MNILQNLKESDPVISNFINSEKNRQETHLELIASENFASVAVMQAQGSVLTNKYAEGLPQKRYYGGCEFVDEIEELAIQRVKKLFNANWANVQPHSGAQANAAVFLSLLKPGDTIMGMDLSHGGHLTHGSPVNMSGKWFNAVHYGVNKETSELNFDEIREIALETKPKLIICGYSAYPRTIDFESFRNIADEVGAFLMADIAHIAGLVASKLHPNPIPYCDVVTTTTHKTLRGPRGGLILCKDAEFGKKFDKSVFPGTQGGPLEHIIAAKAVAFGEALQPDFVNYSQQVIKNAKVLASTLINRGINIVSGGTDNHIVLLDLRSINMTGKIADLLVSEVNITANKNTVPFDPESPFVTSGLRLGTAALTTRGFNEDAFAEVGEIIADRLLNPDDSLIESKCKERVLSLCNRFPLYEGKLEASIK, from the coding sequence ATGAATATCCTTCAAAATCTTAAAGAAAGCGATCCAGTAATATCAAATTTTATTAACTCTGAAAAAAATAGGCAGGAAACTCATCTTGAGTTAATCGCAAGCGAAAATTTCGCATCAGTTGCCGTTATGCAGGCTCAAGGTTCCGTACTTACAAATAAATACGCCGAGGGATTACCCCAAAAAAGATATTACGGGGGATGTGAATTTGTTGATGAAATCGAAGAATTAGCTATTCAGAGAGTGAAAAAATTATTTAATGCAAATTGGGCTAATGTTCAACCCCATAGTGGAGCGCAGGCAAATGCTGCTGTTTTCCTAAGTCTACTTAAACCTGGCGACACAATCATGGGGATGGATTTATCTCATGGTGGACACCTAACTCATGGGTCTCCAGTAAACATGAGTGGTAAATGGTTCAATGCAGTTCACTATGGTGTAAATAAAGAAACTAGTGAATTAAATTTTGATGAAATAAGAGAGATAGCACTTGAAACAAAACCAAAATTAATCATATGTGGATATTCTGCTTATCCAAGAACAATCGATTTTGAGTCATTTAGAAATATTGCAGATGAAGTTGGTGCGTTCTTAATGGCTGATATTGCACACATCGCCGGTCTTGTAGCAAGTAAACTTCACCCAAATCCAATACCATATTGTGATGTAGTAACCACAACTACTCATAAAACATTAAGAGGGCCTAGAGGGGGACTTATATTGTGTAAAGATGCAGAATTTGGAAAGAAATTTGATAAATCTGTTTTCCCTGGAACTCAGGGTGGGCCCCTCGAACATATAATTGCAGCTAAAGCAGTCGCATTTGGAGAAGCCTTGCAGCCAGATTTCGTTAATTATTCCCAACAAGTAATAAAAAATGCAAAAGTTCTAGCTTCAACTTTAATAAATAGAGGTATTAATATCGTTAGCGGAGGCACTGATAACCATATTGTTTTACTCGATTTAAGGAGTATCAATATGACTGGTAAGATTGCTGATTTACTTGTAAGTGAAGTGAATATCACTGCAAATAAAAATACTGTTCCATTTGACCCTGAATCACCTTTTGTAACCAGCGGACTAAGGTTGGGAACTGCTGCTCTAACTACTAGAGGCTTTAATGAGGATGCTTTTGCTGAAGTTGGTGAAATTATTGCTGATAGATTACTTAACCCAGACGATTCACTGATTGAAAGTAAATGTAAAGAAAGAGTATTAAGCTTATGTAATCGTTTTCCTCTTTATGAAGGCAAACTTGAAGCATCAATTAAATGA